The Sporosarcina sp. 6E9 genome segment TACAAGTTCTTCTGTAGACTTTTCAGCTGGTTGATAATAATCTTGTTTGGCATGAGTGGGTATCGCAGTCAAGAATGTTAACATTAAAATGGCGGGAATAATAATTAGTTTTCTCAAGTACACACCAACTTTCATTTTTTACTTTGTTCAAAAACGAATGATTTATACTCGGATTTTTCATCTATTAATCAGTAGTAGATGGTTGTTTTGCAATGATGGAGGGAATTATGAAATACGAAATGATATTATTTGACGTTGATGATACGTTATTCGATTTTGGTAAGTCGGAAAAGCTTGCCTTGTACAAAACTTTTACAGAGTTTGGATTACCAACAGGCTTGGTTGATTATGAAGTTGATTACCAAGAAATCAGCAAAGTGTTATGGAGAGACTTGGAACAAGGACTTATCACGATAACTGATTTGGGAATAGAAAGATTTAAGAGATTGTTTCTTTCAAATGAACTAGATATTGATGCAGAAGTATTTAGCCGTGCTTATCTCGAAAATTTGGGTAATAAAACACATCTCGTAGAGGGAGCTGTAGAATTATGTGACAATCTTTCAGCCTATCGGATGGCGATTATAACAAATGGTTTTACAGAAGTGCAGAAATCAAGAATTGAAGGTTCTCCTTTATGCAATATGTTTGAGCATATGATAGTTTCTGAAGAGGTTGGATATCAGAAGCCTGAAAAGGAAATTTTCGATCACACGTTTTCTAAGCTACAACTTACGAATAGCGCCAAAGTGTTGATAGTGGGGGATTCTTTGACTTCAGATATACAAGGCGGTATTAACTACGGAATTGACACTTGCTGGTTTAATCCACATCTGAAAGAAAACAATCTGGAAATTGCGCCGACTTATGAAATCCGTAAGTTGACGGATCTATTAAAAATCATCAATTGAAAGCGTAAGTGAGTGGGTATTGGTTGAGAAACAAGTCCAGTTACTGCATAATAGGATGTTCAAATCTTTAAGAATAGAGGGCACGTGCAAATGAAAATTCGTACAGAAGTGAATATAAATTCAGAGAAACAAAGCAATAAACTAGAGAATCTAGGTCGACTATTAGTGAAATGTCCAGACAAACCAGGAATTGTATCGGTATTGTCGACATTTTTACATAATCAACATGCAAATATTGTTGAATCCAGCCAGTATTCAAGTGATCCAGAGAATGGAACCTTTTTTATACGAATTGAGTTTCATTGTGAAAATCTATTGGAGAAAGCCACACAGATTGAGAAGGATTTTGAGGGAATTGCGGACCAACATTCAATGGATTTCCAATTTACCTATGCGAATGAACGACAACGTTCAGCTATTTTTGTTTCAAAGGAACCGCATTGTTTAGTAGAACTTTTATGGGAATGGCAAAATGGCGACTTAGATACAGATATTGTTGTTGTCATTAGTAACCATGAAGAAGCACGAGATATGGTGGAAGCGTTGGGCATTCCATTTCATTATATTCCGGCAAACAAAGATATACGGAAACAAGTCGAGGCTGAACAAATTCGTTTAATGGAAGAATATAATGTTGACTTACTTATTCTTGCGCGCTATATGCAGATATTGACGCCAGATTTTGTGAGTCGTTTTGAGAATAGAATTATTAATATTCACCATTCTTTCCTTCCAGCATTTATCGGTGCAGGGCCATATGAACGTGCATATGACCGTGGTGTAAAACTGATTGGCGCGACGTCTCACTATGTGACGAATGATCTTGATGAAGGTCCAATTATTGAGCAGGATGTAGAACGGGTGGATCATCGTGATCATGTCATTGACTTGAAAAAGATTGGCCGTCAAATCGAGCGTCGCGTTCTTGTGAAAGCTGTAAAATGGCATCTTGAAAATCGAATTATTGTTGAGAATAACAAAACGATTGTGTTTCATTAATAAAAGCTTTAAAACATCAACATCATTACAATTCATAATTGTATAAGATGTTGATGTTTTATTATCATATAGTAGTACGCATAGCGGGGAAGTGAATTGTTTGAATAGAATACCCATGTTGCAAATGGCGT includes the following:
- a CDS encoding YjjG family noncanonical pyrimidine nucleotidase; the protein is MKYEMILFDVDDTLFDFGKSEKLALYKTFTEFGLPTGLVDYEVDYQEISKVLWRDLEQGLITITDLGIERFKRLFLSNELDIDAEVFSRAYLENLGNKTHLVEGAVELCDNLSAYRMAIITNGFTEVQKSRIEGSPLCNMFEHMIVSEEVGYQKPEKEIFDHTFSKLQLTNSAKVLIVGDSLTSDIQGGINYGIDTCWFNPHLKENNLEIAPTYEIRKLTDLLKIIN
- the purU gene encoding formyltetrahydrofolate deformylase, giving the protein MKIRTEVNINSEKQSNKLENLGRLLVKCPDKPGIVSVLSTFLHNQHANIVESSQYSSDPENGTFFIRIEFHCENLLEKATQIEKDFEGIADQHSMDFQFTYANERQRSAIFVSKEPHCLVELLWEWQNGDLDTDIVVVISNHEEARDMVEALGIPFHYIPANKDIRKQVEAEQIRLMEEYNVDLLILARYMQILTPDFVSRFENRIINIHHSFLPAFIGAGPYERAYDRGVKLIGATSHYVTNDLDEGPIIEQDVERVDHRDHVIDLKKIGRQIERRVLVKAVKWHLENRIIVENNKTIVFH